One region of Citrus sinensis cultivar Valencia sweet orange chromosome 6, DVS_A1.0, whole genome shotgun sequence genomic DNA includes:
- the LOC102625743 gene encoding histone acetyltransferase HAC12 isoform X3 codes for MIALEYLKHGEIYEPGLNCCLQTLIQNKMDDVCPIQQVAYHATSSSLPCHMSMSTLDFRRDSYSDGLVPPFSLLNGSTEGLTFDGYLCGAPSVLTAVNRKNIPSPMAKKQIPHFLQIIPEVPSTLPSTDLEYQWPYVQFDEPSDGKAQFYFNKRDVSCSLIAEQNMCMQTASPSEPLYVSPLASESNAPTSNQMGAAKYAKPSNPSCLYLENRILHAYINYKSSMVANGGSIVSFVNYLHSTICNIHWCGCERFCILLSHFDGCHSAECHICGPVRYASDAANHQKFDIMKSSFSDTDCDWSKSGSSNCLFPSSKRLKMEHPICPFSSGVGISSFVDPLQVQSFDFGAVPPLQQLPESPKSINSEVRELDMELLRNPAKDSTIFEGTRNSIVDHYCMLNSQKVFTPEEFNFGSKMEEDLSSGGDIADIFLDSNRLSNRLRSSVVSVDEACGAGCKEDEVLVRAKLNETNPEIKSECVAVPVRTESDLTKPGTKNELIAQEADNGQPLKLRNPRTNGVSLTDFFTAEQLRAHISNLRQLVSQSALKEEKGNKTTNTLSDNSCQLCQAEKLLLAPTPIYCSYCGADIKRYVIYYSTPEENGMRHCFCKSCYKQSRGGKISLYGISFSKAKMYKRKNDEDIEEAWVLCDKCQGWQHQICALYNNKRDTEGKAEYICPKCRLKEIETGDHLLLAESTFFAAKDLPSTMLSDHLEQRLFTRIQEERKMKANVSGKNLDEVPTAEDLVVRVVLSVDKKLKVKQQFLDIFHEANYPTEFPYRLKVILLFQKIEGVDVCLFGMYVQEFGSECSHPNQRCVYISYLDSVKYFRPETETAAGKTLRTFVYHEILIGYLEYSKKRGFATCYIWACPPVKGEDYILYCHPEMQKTPKSDKLRQWYRSMLRKAAEEKIVVGISNLYDQFFIPTGQHSKVTAARLPYFDGDYWSGAAEGVIKSIEQERGDDFHKKLKKPMTKRMLKAMGHADPSSNAAKDILFMQKLGQIIFPVKEDFIVVHLQFVCSHCHEVILYRHRWFCSQCKYFQLCERCHDAERNLNGEDIHTLNGKEKHALSKVMVDDVPCHTRDKDVITDNTLFENRNAFLSFCQKNYYQFDTLRRAKFSSMMILHHLHNSSMLTAESICCLCRKDTVIDQCWQCETCPQFEVCTACYQEKGNSLHIHKLTQRSSAVDGGTESREAQTKALQAGRNPDTYIHSQVNLTLQKTQLMNLLQHASQCSLTKSKGCSYPKCLQMKTLFYHARSCNVRTAGGCQHCRKIWLLLTMHSRRCKELDCRVPRCKDLKQWNAEAVVGCWKRGDSPNCKDRAGLAQSSSHRRTW; via the exons GTGAAATATATGAACCAGGATTGAATTGTTGTTTGCAAACCTTGatccaaaataaaatggatgatgTATGCCCCATCCAACAAGTTGCCTATCATGCTACTTCTTCATCACTGCCGTGCCATATGTCAATGTCAACCTTGGATTTCAGACGTGATTCATACTCTGACGGATTAGTCCCACCCTTTAGTCTCTTGAATGGAAGCACTGAAG GACTAACTTTTGATGGATATCTATGTGGAGCTCCCAGTGTACTCACTGCTGTCAACAGGAAGAACATCCCTTCACCTATGGCCAAAAAGCAG ATCCCACATTTTTTACAGATAATTCCTGAAGTCCCCAGTACTCTACCAAGCACAGACTTGGAGTATCAGTGGCCATATGTACAGTTTGATGAGCCATCTGATGGGAAAgcacaattttatttcaataaaagggATGTATCTTGCAGTCTGATAGCAGAACAAAATATGTGTATGCAGACTGCATCCCCTTCAGAACCATTGTATGTGTCTCCACTTGCTTCAGAGAGCAACGCACCCACTTCTAATCAAATGGGAGCTGCTAAATATGCAAAGCCAAGTAATCCATCATGTTTATATCttgaaaatagaattttacATGCTTATATCAACTACAAGAGTTCAATGGTGGCCAATGGAGGTAGTATAGTCTCTTTTGTGAACTATTTgcattcaacaatatgtaatatTCACTGGTGTGGATGTGAACGTTTCTGCATACTTTTGTCCCACTTTGATGGCTGTCACTCTGCTGAGTGTCATATCTGTGGACCTGTTCGATATGCATCTGATGCTGCTAATCACCAGAAATTTGATATCATGAAAAGCAGTTTCAGTGATACAGATTGTGATTGGTCCAAATCTGGCAGTTCAAATTGCTTGTTCCCTTCTTCGAAACGTTTGAAGATGGAACATCCAATTTGCCCTTTTTCATCTGGGGTTGGAATTTCTAGTTTCGTGGATCCATTACAAGTTCAGTCATTTGATTTTGGAGCAGTTCCACCCTTGCAGCAGTTGCCTGAATCTCCTAAATCTATTAATTCTGAGGTCAGAGAGCTGGACATGGAACTACTTAGAAATCCTGCAAAAGATTCTACTATTTTTGAAGGGACTAGAAATAGCATTGTTGATCATTATTGCATGTTGAACTCCCAGAAAGTGTTTACTCCAGAGGAGTTTAATTTCGGTAGTAAGATGGAGGAGGACCTGAGTAGTGGTGGTGATATAGCGGATATATTCCTAGATTCTAACAGATTGTCTAACAGATTGAGGTCCAGTGTTGTGTCTGTTGATGAAGCGTGTGGTGCTGGTTGTAAAGAGGATGAGGTACTGGTCAGGGCAAAGCTGAATGAGACCAACCCAGAGATTAAAAGTGAATGTGTTGCAGTACCAGTCAGGACTGAGTCTGATCTGACCAAGCCTGGGACAAAAAATGAACTTATTGCACAAGAAGCTGATAATGGGCAACCATTAAAATTGAGGAATCCCAGGACAAATGGTGTTTCCCTAACTGATTTTTTCACAGCAGAACAATTAAGGGCGCATATATCAAATCTTAGGCAGTTGGTTAGCCAG AGTGCATTGAAGgaggaaaaaggaaataaaactaCAAACACTCTCAGCGACAATTCTTGCCAGCTGTGTCAAGCAGAGAAGCTCTTATTGGCTCCAACACCAATATATTGTTCATATTGTGGTGCTGACATTAAGCGCTATGTCATATACTACAGCACACCTGAAGAAAATGGCATGCGGCATTGTTTCTGTAAGTCATGCTATAAACAATCTCGAGGTGggaaaatttcattatatggAATTTCCTTTTCCAAGGCAAAGATGTATAAGAGAAAGAATGATGAGGATATAGAAGAAGCG TGGGTTCTGTGTGATAAATGTCAAGGTTGGCAACACCAGATATGTGCTCTCTATAATAACAAAAGAGATACAGAAGGAAAAGCTGAATATATCTGTCCCAAATGCCgcttaaaagaaatagaaactGGGGACCATTTGCTCTTAGCAGAAAGCACATTTTTTGCTGCAAAAGATCTACCAAGCACCATGCTTAGTGACCACTTAGAGCAAAGACTCTTCACGCGTATCCAGGaggagagaaaaatgaaagcaaatGTTTCCGGAAAGAACCTTGATGAG GTTCCGACGGCAGAAGATCTCGTTGTTAGAGTTGTATTATCTGTTGACAAGAAGTTAAAAGTGAAGCAGCAATTTCTAGATATCTTTCATGAAGCTAATTATCCTACAGAGTTCCCGTACAGATTAAAG gtgattttattgtttcagAAGATTGAAGGGGTGGATGTATGCCTTTTCGGCATGTATGTCCAGGAGTTTGGTTCAGAATGCAGTCACCCAAATCAACGTTGTGTTTATATCTCATATCTTGATTCGGTGAAGTACTTTAGGCCTGAGACAGAAACTGCAGCTGGGAAAACTCTTCGTACCTTTGTTTACCATGAAATATTG ATAGGATACCTTGAATACAGTAAAAAACGGGGTTTTGCAACCTGCTATATATGGGCCTGTCCCCCTGTAAAGGGAGAAGATTATATCTTATACTGCCATCCGGAGATGCAGAAAACTCCCAAGTCTGACAAGCTGCGACAGtg GTATCGATCAATGCTAAGAAAAGCAGCtgaagaaaaaattgttgttggtATCTCTAATTTATATGATCAATTTTTCATTCCAACTGGACAACATTCAAAAGTAACAGCAGCTCGTTTGCCGTATTTTGACGGTGACTATTGGTCTGGAGCCGCTGAAGGTGTGATCAAGAGCATTGAACAAGAAAGAGGAGATGACTTTCATAAGAAGTTAAAGAAACCAATGACAAAGAGAATGTTAAAGGCCATGGGACATGCAGATCCTTCTAGCAATGCTGCTAAAGATATTCTATTTATGCAAAAA CTGGGACAAATCATCTTCCCTGTTAAGGAGGACTTCATCGTTGTCCACTTGCAATTTGTTTGCTCACACTGTCATGAAGTGATATTGTATAGGCACCGATGGTTTTGCAGTCAGTGCAAATATTTCCAGCTATGTGAAAG ATGCCATGATGCTGAAAGAAACCTCAACGGTGAGGACATCCACACTTTAAATGGCAAAGAAAAGCATGCACTCAGTAAG gttATGGTGGATGATGTGCCATGTCATACCAGGGATAAGGATGTTATTACGGATAAtactttatttgaaaataggaATGCTTTCTTGAGTTTTtgtcagaaaaattattatcagtTTGACACACTTCGCCGGGCTAAGTTTTCTTCGATGATGATCCTGCATCATCTACACAATTCAAGCATGCTCACAGCTGAGAGCATCTGCTGCCTTTGCCGCAAGGACACTGTAATAGACCAGTGCTGGCAGTGTGAGACCTGCCCGCAGTTTGAAGTTTGCACTGCATGCTATCAGGAAAAGGGCAATTCTTTGCATATCCATAAGTTGACCCAGCGTTCTTCTGCAGTTGATGGTGGGACTGAGAGTAGAGAGGCACAGACGAAAGCGTTGCAGGCAGGAAGAAACCCGGACACTTATATTCACTCACAAGTTAATTTAACACTGCAGAAAACACAACTGATGAATCTCCTACAACATGCCTCTCAATGTAGCTTAACCAAAAGCAAGGGCTGCTCTTACCCAAAATGCCTTCAAATGAAAACTTTGTTTTACCATGCACGCAGCTGTAATGTTCGAACCGCCGGGGGTTGTCAGCACTGTAGAAAGATATGGTTGCTGCTGACTATGCACTCAAGGCGCTGTAAAGAACTTGATTGCAGGGTACCACGTTGCAA GGATTTGAAGCAGTGGAATGCTGAAGCCGTGGTGGGATGCTGGAAACGAGGGGATAGTCCCAATTGTAAAGATAGAGCAGGACTTGCCCAAAGCAGCAGCCATCGCAGGACTTGGTAA
- the LOC102625743 gene encoding histone acetyltransferase HAC12 isoform X4, whose product MAKKQVGNMILSPEQDSTITSCSSEDGFSDAATFNNGPVFDSTLQIPHFLQIIPEVPSTLPSTDLEYQWPYVQFDEPSDGKAQFYFNKRDVSCSLIAEQNMCMQTASPSEPLYVSPLASESNAPTSNQMGAAKYAKPSNPSCLYLENRILHAYINYKSSMVANGGSIVSFVNYLHSTICNIHWCGCERFCILLSHFDGCHSAECHICGPVRYASDAANHQKFDIMKSSFSDTDCDWSKSGSSNCLFPSSKRLKMEHPICPFSSGVGISSFVDPLQVQSFDFGAVPPLQQLPESPKSINSEVRELDMELLRNPAKDSTIFEGTRNSIVDHYCMLNSQKVFTPEEFNFGSKMEEDLSSGGDIADIFLDSNRLSNRLRSSVVSVDEACGAGCKEDEVLVRAKLNETNPEIKSECVAVPVRTESDLTKPGTKNELIAQEADNGQPLKLRNPRTNGVSLTDFFTAEQLRAHISNLRQLVSQSALKEEKGNKTTNTLSDNSCQLCQAEKLLLAPTPIYCSYCGADIKRYVIYYSTPEENGMRHCFCKSCYKQSRGGKISLYGISFSKAKMYKRKNDEDIEEAWVLCDKCQGWQHQICALYNNKRDTEGKAEYICPKCRLKEIETGDHLLLAESTFFAAKDLPSTMLSDHLEQRLFTRIQEERKMKANVSGKNLDEVPTAEDLVVRVVLSVDKKLKVKQQFLDIFHEANYPTEFPYRLKVILLFQKIEGVDVCLFGMYVQEFGSECSHPNQRCVYISYLDSVKYFRPETETAAGKTLRTFVYHEILIGYLEYSKKRGFATCYIWACPPVKGEDYILYCHPEMQKTPKSDKLRQWYRSMLRKAAEEKIVVGISNLYDQFFIPTGQHSKVTAARLPYFDGDYWSGAAEGVIKSIEQERGDDFHKKLKKPMTKRMLKAMGHADPSSNAAKDILFMQKLGQIIFPVKEDFIVVHLQFVCSHCHEVILYRHRWFCSQCKYFQLCERCHDAERNLNGEDIHTLNGKEKHALSKVMVDDVPCHTRDKDVITDNTLFENRNAFLSFCQKNYYQFDTLRRAKFSSMMILHHLHNSSMLTAESICCLCRKDTVIDQCWQCETCPQFEVCTACYQEKGNSLHIHKLTQRSSAVDGGTESREAQTKALQAGRNPDTYIHSQVNLTLQKTQLMNLLQHASQCSLTKSKGCSYPKCLQMKTLFYHARSCNVRTAGGCQHCRKIWLLLTMHSRRCKELDCRVPRCKDLKQWNAEAVVGCWKRGDSPNCKDRAGLAQSSSHRRTW is encoded by the exons ATGGCCAAAAAGCAGGTTGGAAATATGATTCTATCTCCTGAACAGGATTCAACCATCACTTCATGTTCTAGTGAGGATGGCTTTTCCGATGCTGCAACTTTCAACAATGGACCTGTCTTTGATTCAACTTTGCAGATCCCACATTTTTTACAGATAATTCCTGAAGTCCCCAGTACTCTACCAAGCACAGACTTGGAGTATCAGTGGCCATATGTACAGTTTGATGAGCCATCTGATGGGAAAgcacaattttatttcaataaaagggATGTATCTTGCAGTCTGATAGCAGAACAAAATATGTGTATGCAGACTGCATCCCCTTCAGAACCATTGTATGTGTCTCCACTTGCTTCAGAGAGCAACGCACCCACTTCTAATCAAATGGGAGCTGCTAAATATGCAAAGCCAAGTAATCCATCATGTTTATATCttgaaaatagaattttacATGCTTATATCAACTACAAGAGTTCAATGGTGGCCAATGGAGGTAGTATAGTCTCTTTTGTGAACTATTTgcattcaacaatatgtaatatTCACTGGTGTGGATGTGAACGTTTCTGCATACTTTTGTCCCACTTTGATGGCTGTCACTCTGCTGAGTGTCATATCTGTGGACCTGTTCGATATGCATCTGATGCTGCTAATCACCAGAAATTTGATATCATGAAAAGCAGTTTCAGTGATACAGATTGTGATTGGTCCAAATCTGGCAGTTCAAATTGCTTGTTCCCTTCTTCGAAACGTTTGAAGATGGAACATCCAATTTGCCCTTTTTCATCTGGGGTTGGAATTTCTAGTTTCGTGGATCCATTACAAGTTCAGTCATTTGATTTTGGAGCAGTTCCACCCTTGCAGCAGTTGCCTGAATCTCCTAAATCTATTAATTCTGAGGTCAGAGAGCTGGACATGGAACTACTTAGAAATCCTGCAAAAGATTCTACTATTTTTGAAGGGACTAGAAATAGCATTGTTGATCATTATTGCATGTTGAACTCCCAGAAAGTGTTTACTCCAGAGGAGTTTAATTTCGGTAGTAAGATGGAGGAGGACCTGAGTAGTGGTGGTGATATAGCGGATATATTCCTAGATTCTAACAGATTGTCTAACAGATTGAGGTCCAGTGTTGTGTCTGTTGATGAAGCGTGTGGTGCTGGTTGTAAAGAGGATGAGGTACTGGTCAGGGCAAAGCTGAATGAGACCAACCCAGAGATTAAAAGTGAATGTGTTGCAGTACCAGTCAGGACTGAGTCTGATCTGACCAAGCCTGGGACAAAAAATGAACTTATTGCACAAGAAGCTGATAATGGGCAACCATTAAAATTGAGGAATCCCAGGACAAATGGTGTTTCCCTAACTGATTTTTTCACAGCAGAACAATTAAGGGCGCATATATCAAATCTTAGGCAGTTGGTTAGCCAG AGTGCATTGAAGgaggaaaaaggaaataaaactaCAAACACTCTCAGCGACAATTCTTGCCAGCTGTGTCAAGCAGAGAAGCTCTTATTGGCTCCAACACCAATATATTGTTCATATTGTGGTGCTGACATTAAGCGCTATGTCATATACTACAGCACACCTGAAGAAAATGGCATGCGGCATTGTTTCTGTAAGTCATGCTATAAACAATCTCGAGGTGggaaaatttcattatatggAATTTCCTTTTCCAAGGCAAAGATGTATAAGAGAAAGAATGATGAGGATATAGAAGAAGCG TGGGTTCTGTGTGATAAATGTCAAGGTTGGCAACACCAGATATGTGCTCTCTATAATAACAAAAGAGATACAGAAGGAAAAGCTGAATATATCTGTCCCAAATGCCgcttaaaagaaatagaaactGGGGACCATTTGCTCTTAGCAGAAAGCACATTTTTTGCTGCAAAAGATCTACCAAGCACCATGCTTAGTGACCACTTAGAGCAAAGACTCTTCACGCGTATCCAGGaggagagaaaaatgaaagcaaatGTTTCCGGAAAGAACCTTGATGAG GTTCCGACGGCAGAAGATCTCGTTGTTAGAGTTGTATTATCTGTTGACAAGAAGTTAAAAGTGAAGCAGCAATTTCTAGATATCTTTCATGAAGCTAATTATCCTACAGAGTTCCCGTACAGATTAAAG gtgattttattgtttcagAAGATTGAAGGGGTGGATGTATGCCTTTTCGGCATGTATGTCCAGGAGTTTGGTTCAGAATGCAGTCACCCAAATCAACGTTGTGTTTATATCTCATATCTTGATTCGGTGAAGTACTTTAGGCCTGAGACAGAAACTGCAGCTGGGAAAACTCTTCGTACCTTTGTTTACCATGAAATATTG ATAGGATACCTTGAATACAGTAAAAAACGGGGTTTTGCAACCTGCTATATATGGGCCTGTCCCCCTGTAAAGGGAGAAGATTATATCTTATACTGCCATCCGGAGATGCAGAAAACTCCCAAGTCTGACAAGCTGCGACAGtg GTATCGATCAATGCTAAGAAAAGCAGCtgaagaaaaaattgttgttggtATCTCTAATTTATATGATCAATTTTTCATTCCAACTGGACAACATTCAAAAGTAACAGCAGCTCGTTTGCCGTATTTTGACGGTGACTATTGGTCTGGAGCCGCTGAAGGTGTGATCAAGAGCATTGAACAAGAAAGAGGAGATGACTTTCATAAGAAGTTAAAGAAACCAATGACAAAGAGAATGTTAAAGGCCATGGGACATGCAGATCCTTCTAGCAATGCTGCTAAAGATATTCTATTTATGCAAAAA CTGGGACAAATCATCTTCCCTGTTAAGGAGGACTTCATCGTTGTCCACTTGCAATTTGTTTGCTCACACTGTCATGAAGTGATATTGTATAGGCACCGATGGTTTTGCAGTCAGTGCAAATATTTCCAGCTATGTGAAAG ATGCCATGATGCTGAAAGAAACCTCAACGGTGAGGACATCCACACTTTAAATGGCAAAGAAAAGCATGCACTCAGTAAG gttATGGTGGATGATGTGCCATGTCATACCAGGGATAAGGATGTTATTACGGATAAtactttatttgaaaataggaATGCTTTCTTGAGTTTTtgtcagaaaaattattatcagtTTGACACACTTCGCCGGGCTAAGTTTTCTTCGATGATGATCCTGCATCATCTACACAATTCAAGCATGCTCACAGCTGAGAGCATCTGCTGCCTTTGCCGCAAGGACACTGTAATAGACCAGTGCTGGCAGTGTGAGACCTGCCCGCAGTTTGAAGTTTGCACTGCATGCTATCAGGAAAAGGGCAATTCTTTGCATATCCATAAGTTGACCCAGCGTTCTTCTGCAGTTGATGGTGGGACTGAGAGTAGAGAGGCACAGACGAAAGCGTTGCAGGCAGGAAGAAACCCGGACACTTATATTCACTCACAAGTTAATTTAACACTGCAGAAAACACAACTGATGAATCTCCTACAACATGCCTCTCAATGTAGCTTAACCAAAAGCAAGGGCTGCTCTTACCCAAAATGCCTTCAAATGAAAACTTTGTTTTACCATGCACGCAGCTGTAATGTTCGAACCGCCGGGGGTTGTCAGCACTGTAGAAAGATATGGTTGCTGCTGACTATGCACTCAAGGCGCTGTAAAGAACTTGATTGCAGGGTACCACGTTGCAA GGATTTGAAGCAGTGGAATGCTGAAGCCGTGGTGGGATGCTGGAAACGAGGGGATAGTCCCAATTGTAAAGATAGAGCAGGACTTGCCCAAAGCAGCAGCCATCGCAGGACTTGGTAA